A window of Lotus japonicus ecotype B-129 unplaced genomic scaffold, LjGifu_v1.2 AP027025.1 contains these coding sequences:
- the LOC130727278 gene encoding protein FAR-RED IMPAIRED RESPONSE 1-like — MPSFRGLTDGDKAQVDSLKLYGVRSCNIMGLLMGQKGEENLENLFWCDGTSRLDYQAFGDVIVFDSTYKKNKYNKPVVIFSGYNHHKETTIFACALVCDETIETYKWVLKALDEAMFGKQPKAVVTDGDKSMREAVKVVFPNATHRLCGWHIQQNCLEKIKIPDFLNEFKTLIYGNFTPERFETKWLQVIEKYGIGEEKWIKQTYETR, encoded by the exons ATGCCCTCATTCAGGGGATTGACTGATGGTGACAAGGCTCAAGTAGACAGTCTAAAGCTGTATGGGGTGAGAAGTTGCAACATAATGGGGCTTTTGATGGGTCAGAAAG GTGAAGAAAATCTTGAAAACTTGTTTTGGTGCGATGGAACAAGTCGCCTTGATTACCAAGCGTTTGGAGATGTCATTGTTTTTGACAGCACCTACAAGAAGAACAAGTACAACAAACCGGTTGTTATCTTTTCTGGCTACAATCATCACAAGGAGACTACAATTTTTGCATGTGCCTTGGTTTGTGATGAGACCATTGAGACTTACAAATGGGTCCTGAAAGCCTTGGATGAAGCTATGTTTGGAAAGCAACCCAAAGCTGTTGTGACTGATGGAGACAAATCTATGCGTGAAGCAGTGAAGGTTGTGTTTCCTAATGCTACTCATAGGCTTTGTGGATGGCATATTCAGCAAAACTGTCTTGAGAAAATTAAGATTCCAGATTTCTTGAATGAATTTAAGACTTTGATTTATGGGAATTTCACTCCAGAACGTTTTGAAACTAAATGGTTGCAAGTGATTGAAAAGTATGGTATTGGTGAGGAAAAATGGATTAAACAGACGTATGAAACTAGGTAG